A window of Syntrophorhabdaceae bacterium genomic DNA:
CCGGGAACAGACCCCCGGGCCTTGCAGTCAGTGGAGCGGGTGGCCACGCAGCTCCGGGAGCTGGTTGCAACACCGTCAGGAGGAGGGGTCTCTAAAAATAAAGGTGACCTGATCTCCTCACTTCTCCTCCATGCATATCCGGACAGGATCGCCCAAAGACGGACAGAAGGGGGAGACCGGTATCTGCTGGCCCAGGGGCGGGGTGTGCGCCTTCCCCACGGCGGCGTGATAGAGGCAAATCCCTTCCTTGTCGCCGTCCACCTGGACAGCGGTGAAAAGGCGGAGGGGACGATCCATATGGCGGAGCCTGTTACCGAGGAAACCCTCAGAGAGGAAATGGGCGCCCATATCGAGACCGTACGACAGGTGGACTGGGACAGGCAGGAAGGTCGAATCCTCTCGTTTCTTACCGAACGGCTGGGGGCACTGGCCCTCTCGGCAAAACCTTTCTCCGCCCCTGACGCAGAGGTCATTCCGATCCTGTGCCGGGCGATCCGTTCCGGGGACGCCTCCCTCACTTTCGGTAAAGAAACCCGGCAATACCAAGGCAGAGTTGCACTCCTGCGGAGGGCCTTCCCCGGGGAGAGCTGGCCCGATCTTTCCGAAGAGACCCTCCTCGCGTCTCCGGAGACATGGCTTCCCCCATGGCTTAAAGCCGTCCGCACGGGAGAGCAACTCGCCGGGCTCCGCCTCCTGCCGGCCCTGAAGGCCCTCCTTTCCCGGGAACAGGTATACCGCCTCGATAAAGACGCCCCCGCGAGTATACTCGTCCCCAGCGGCCGCACCATCGCCCTTGACTATACCGCCGGAGAATTGCCCGTCCTGGCCGTCAAACTCCAGGAACTCTTCGGCCTCGCCGAAACCCCTACCATCGCAGGCGGGCGGGTAGCCGTCCTTCTTCATCTCTTGTCCCCCGCCGGGCGCCCGGTCCAGATCACCCGGGACCTGAAAGGATTCTGGGAAAGCGGCTATCTCCAGGTAAAGAAGGAATTGCAGGGGCGCTACCCGAAACATCCCTGGCCGGACAATCCCTGGAACGCCGTGCCCACTCATCGGGTATCGCGCAAAAGCAGATAAGAGAAGATCACCCTTAAAATGTTGTATTTGTGGGTCCTCTATCTATCCACCCGGCATTGTTTTTTGCTACATTCACCCAGGCGGTATATGCTAAGATATATAACGAAGCAAAGAACCGTCGGAGGTATTCACAATGAGGCCAAAAAAACCCATCCTGGTTGCAGTTGCAATGAGTCTGCTTTTTTTCTTCACGGGAACGCCCTCTTCGTACAGCGAAGAACTTCTGGTGTTTGCTGGTGCCGCAAGCAAGCCGCCAACCGAAGAGGCCGCCAGGGCATTTGAGAAAAAAACCGGGGTCAAAGTTAATGTGACCTTTGGGGGATCAGGGTTTGTTCTTTCTCAGATGATTCTCGCCAGGCGGGGGGACATCTATTTCCCCGGTTCATCGGATTATATGGAAGTGGCGAAAAAAAAGGGTGTAGTATTCCCGGAGACGGAGCGGTACATCGTGTACCTTGTTCCCGCGATCAACGTGCAGAAGGGCAACCCGAAAGGGATCAAGTCGTTGAGTGATCTCACAAAACCGGGGCTTCGTGTTGCCATAGCCAATCCCGACGGGGTGTGCGTCGGACTTTATGCGGTCGAGATCGTGGAAAAGAATTTCACACCGGAAGAAAAGGCCGCGTTCAGAAAGAACCTCGTCAACTATACCGAAAGCTGCGAGAAAACGGCAACTGCCATCTCCTTGAAGGCAGCTGATGCGGTCATAGGGTGGGAAGTATTTCAGTACTGGGACCCTGCTCGTATCGAAACTATAGCCCTCACAAAACAGCAAATAGTCCGTATCGGATATATTCCAATCGCGATCTCCAAGTACACCTCAAACAAGGCGCTTGCCCAAAAATTCATCGACTTCCTCCTGTCTGACGAAGGGAAGGCCTTGTTCAAGAAATATCATTACTTCATGAGTCCCGGGGAAGCGATAGCCTGGATCGGAGAAAAGAAGCCGGTCGGGGGAGAGTATGTAGTTCCGGGCCGGTGGATGGGCAAGTGAGCTTTAAACGGCTGACTATCGCGGTCAGCATAGGTGTATTTTGCATTTATGCAGGACTTATCCTCTGTCTCTTCTACTTCTATAAGGGCTCCTTATTCGCCGAGACGCTCTTTTCTGAAAGAGTGCTCTTTTCCGTTCGCTTGAGCCTCATCACCGCGACGATCGCCACGGCCATTTCCGTTCTCGTTGCCCTCCCTTCCGCCTATGCCTTATCGAGGTACAACTTTTTCGGTAAACAAATCGTCGATACCCTTCTCGAACTCCCCATGATCGTCTCCCCTGTGTCGTTGGGAGCCATGATTCTGATTTCTTTCAATACCCCGGCGGGCCAGTTTATACAGGAAAAGGGGATACAGTTTGTGTTCACCGTTTACGGCATCTTGCTTGCGCAATTTGTCACCACCGTAGGAGTAGCCATACGGCTCATCAAGGCGGCCATGGACGAGATCCCCCAGGTTTACGAAGACGTGGCAAAGACCCTTGGAGCCACGCCCCTCGACGCTTTCCTCACTGTCGTTCTGCCTCTGAGCAAACGAGGTATTATCGCTTCTTCCGTTCTGACCTGGGCAAAGGCCGTAGGAGAGTTCGGCGCAACAATCACCGTGGCCGGCTCCATGGCGATGAAGACGGAGACCCTTCCGGTTGCCATATTCATGCGGCTTGCCGCAGCGGATATCGAGGGCACCGCTGTCCTTGTGCTGATCCTGGTAACCATCGGCTTGGGGGTTCTATATGGGGTGAGGCTCTTTGCGAGCAAAAAATCGTATGGGTAATGCTAAAAGAGGCTAACTTAAAGGGGAAAAAGGTCTTTGTGCATAGGTGGATCCAAGTAACTTCCGCGCGTCGGCTTACCCGCAATATCGCGTTAGCCCCCGGCGGCACGGGGCGTATTCTCTTTGTAGACGATGAAGAGAGCGTCGTCGTATGGGTGAAGCAATACTGAAAGGGCTCGGCTATACCGTATTCGCCGTGACAAGCAGCACCGGGGCTTTAAGAACCTTTACCCTGGGCCCAACGCGCTTCGATCTGGTCCTCACCGATCAGACCGTGAGGGGCATGACGTATACGTGGTGATCTCAAGGGGAACTCATGTCGGGGCCGAAAGAGTCGGATAGAGCGCGGCAATCGGCCTAAAGCCCCTTTAAGGCTTGTCGCATCGTTTTTGCGATTTTGCGTCCAACACACGACGGACCGCAGCTGCCAGTTCAGATCTGGAGAGCGGTTTCATGAGAAATTCCTTGATCCCGATTGCCTTGGCTTTTTCAGGTGAAATGGCATCGCTGTGGCCGGTAGAGAGAATGATCGGGATGTCCGGGCGTATCTTAAGGATCTCTTCCGAAAGATGGGCCCCGGTTATTCCCGGCATATTCTGATCCGTAATAACGAGATCGAAACGAGAGGGATCGGTGGAAAAGAGGTCTAAAGCCCTGGCGCTGTCAGCCGCGGCAGTAACCCTGTAGCCGAGCCGTTCGAGGGTTATTCGGCCCCATTCCACAAGCATCTCTTCATCTTCGACAAAAAGGATTCTCTCACTGCCTCCGGGTAGTTGCATTTCCTGTAAGTTTTCCGGTGCGAGCGCCCACTTGATCTTCGGGAGGATCACGTGGAAAGTGGAACCAACTCCTGGTTCACTTTCCACGACGATCGCACCGCCAAGACCTTTCACCAGCCCATATACTACGGAGAGACCCATGCCCGTGCCTTTGCCCTCCTCTCTCGTGGTGAAGAAGGGCTCGAACATTTTTTCTCTCACTTCCGGACTGATACCCGTTCCATTGTCTCTCACCACGAGCCCCAGGTATTCTCCCGGGGTTAAACCTTTGGGTACACGTGGAGAATCCGGCTGCAATTCAACATCCTCGAGACTGATCCCAAGGGTATTACCGCCCCCCTCCATTGCGAGGACCGCATTGGCACTCAGATTCATGAGAATTTGCTGCAACTCCACGGGTGAGGCGAGTACCGTATCCGAGGTGGCGGTGATCGTCACGGTAAGGTTGATGTTGGAAGGAATAAATGCCTTGAGGAGCCGCACCGTCTCTTTTATCACGGGAGAGACGGACATGGGACTTTTCTCGTGCGTGGCCTTCCTGCTGAATGCAAGAATTTGTTTTATTAAGTCTCTTGCCCTTAACGCCGAGGTAAGGACGCGCTGAAGGTTTTTCTCTACCTGGGTGCAATTCGACGGAATATCATCCATCGCCATCTCGGTAAAACCGAGGATACCGGCCAGTATATTGTTGAAATCATGAGCGATGCCCCCTGCGAAGGTGCCTATGGCCTCCATTTTCTGCGCCTGGCGGAGTTGTTCCTCCACCCGTGCCCGCTCGGCCAGCTCCGACTCCAGTCTATCGCGCGTCTTTTGAAGTTCCATGGTCCGCTCCTGAACACATGTTTCAAGATTTTCCGTGGCACTGCGCAGCGCTTCCGCTGCCGCCTTCCTCTCGGTTACGTCCCGGAAATAGACGGAGAGACCCTCCGGCTCAGGATAACAATGGCATTCGAACCACCGGTCAAGTGGCGAGGGATAGAATTCTTCAAAGTGAACCGGCATATCCCGGTCGCAGGACCTGATAAATTCCGTATAGAATTTGAGGTGAGGCGATTCCGGGAAAACTTCCCACGGGGTGTGTCCGAGCAACTCCTCCCTCGGCTTTTGAAGAAGTCTCAGGGCGGTGTCATTCACATAGATGTACCGCCACTCTTTGTCAAAAGAGACGAAGCCGTCGGTAATGCTCTCCAGTGCGATCTTGCACTTCTCGATGAGCGCATTTTTCATGGCCATCTCTTCATAGCTCCGCTTGATTTCGAGATTGGCATCGGCTATCTCCTGCGCCCTGAGATAGAGCTCCGCTTCCGTCTGCACGCACCACTCGCGCAATTCCTCGGTGAGTCTTTCGGCTTCTACGCCCTTCTCCTTAAGGTGGACGAATTCCGTCACGTCCTGAACGCGGTGAAGGATGTAGCGAATTTCATTTTCGGGTCCGAGAACGGGCGTATTGACCGGGCTCCAGTAGCGCTCTTCAAATCCGCCTCCTTCAGACGCCGGTTTTCTGATATCATATTTTTGAAGCGCCATCGTGTCTGTCCTGCCCTCCCGAAGCACGCGCTCAAGGGATGCGCTCAAATTGCGGACCCCGGTAGGATCAGCCTCTTCGGGGTTATCGGGAAAGACATCAAATATGTGTCTGCCGATGATTTCCGCCCGCTTCGTCATGGTCACCCGTAAATACGCATCATTTACCTCCACAATATCCAGCCCCGTGTCCAGGACGAGGCATGGGTCGGGCGTAGTCTCGAATAAGGCACGGTAATCGGACGGGGGAACAGGGCTCCCGGCGATCGCCGTCGATTCGTGTTGGTTCATAATCACCTCTGTGAATTAATTTCATGGATTCGTTCTTATCCAATGCTTCAATCAGCTATTGGGGCAACCTATTTGCTGTCTTCGATCAAAGATCGTTTCATCAACTCAATTGCGTTCTTAAAAGAATTTAAGAACGGCACGAGGCGCACACAACAAGAGGGGTACGGGGTCCATTCTCGAAAAGAAACACCGCAATGGAGGGGGATGCGCGCGTCCTATATCTCCGCCTTCGCACTTGCAACTCACGACAAAACGTAGTATTTTGAAAGCTATTATCGGTCGAAAACCGTTACCACTGAGATAAGGCAGCAGATGGGTGATAGGACGGAAGATCAACTTTGGGGCGAAATCGA
This region includes:
- a CDS encoding ABC transporter permease; this encodes MSFKRLTIAVSIGVFCIYAGLILCLFYFYKGSLFAETLFSERVLFSVRLSLITATIATAISVLVALPSAYALSRYNFFGKQIVDTLLELPMIVSPVSLGAMILISFNTPAGQFIQEKGIQFVFTVYGILLAQFVTTVGVAIRLIKAAMDEIPQVYEDVAKTLGATPLDAFLTVVLPLSKRGIIASSVLTWAKAVGEFGATITVAGSMAMKTETLPVAIFMRLAAADIEGTAVLVLILVTIGLGVLYGVRLFASKKSYG
- a CDS encoding PAS domain-containing protein; this encodes MNQHESTAIAGSPVPPSDYRALFETTPDPCLVLDTGLDIVEVNDAYLRVTMTKRAEIIGRHIFDVFPDNPEEADPTGVRNLSASLERVLREGRTDTMALQKYDIRKPASEGGGFEERYWSPVNTPVLGPENEIRYILHRVQDVTEFVHLKEKGVEAERLTEELREWCVQTEAELYLRAQEIADANLEIKRSYEEMAMKNALIEKCKIALESITDGFVSFDKEWRYIYVNDTALRLLQKPREELLGHTPWEVFPESPHLKFYTEFIRSCDRDMPVHFEEFYPSPLDRWFECHCYPEPEGLSVYFRDVTERKAAAEALRSATENLETCVQERTMELQKTRDRLESELAERARVEEQLRQAQKMEAIGTFAGGIAHDFNNILAGILGFTEMAMDDIPSNCTQVEKNLQRVLTSALRARDLIKQILAFSRKATHEKSPMSVSPVIKETVRLLKAFIPSNINLTVTITATSDTVLASPVELQQILMNLSANAVLAMEGGGNTLGISLEDVELQPDSPRVPKGLTPGEYLGLVVRDNGTGISPEVREKMFEPFFTTREEGKGTGMGLSVVYGLVKGLGGAIVVESEPGVGSTFHVILPKIKWALAPENLQEMQLPGGSERILFVEDEEMLVEWGRITLERLGYRVTAAADSARALDLFSTDPSRFDLVITDQNMPGITGAHLSEEILKIRPDIPIILSTGHSDAISPEKAKAIGIKEFLMKPLSRSELAAAVRRVLDAKSQKRCDKP
- the modA gene encoding molybdate ABC transporter substrate-binding protein — protein: MRPKKPILVAVAMSLLFFFTGTPSSYSEELLVFAGAASKPPTEEAARAFEKKTGVKVNVTFGGSGFVLSQMILARRGDIYFPGSSDYMEVAKKKGVVFPETERYIVYLVPAINVQKGNPKGIKSLSDLTKPGLRVAIANPDGVCVGLYAVEIVEKNFTPEEKAAFRKNLVNYTESCEKTATAISLKAADAVIGWEVFQYWDPARIETIALTKQQIVRIGYIPIAISKYTSNKALAQKFIDFLLSDEGKALFKKYHYFMSPGEAIAWIGEKKPVGGEYVVPGRWMGK